In bacterium, the genomic stretch CCTGGCCTTCGACCGGCTGGACGACACCGTGCCGCCGGTGCAGATCATCGATCGGACCTGCCAGGACTTCGCGCAGGTCTCGGGGCACTACGGCACGCTGGTTCAGAGCATCCGCATGATCTCCTGCCACGGCAACAACGTCTGGGAGCAGCAGAACCGCAGGTACAGCACTGCCGCCATCGCGATCGACGGCGCGGGCCGCCTGCTCATGATCCATTGCCGGTCGCCCTATTCGACCTACGACTTCATCGGCATCCTGCAGGATCTGCCGCTGGACATAGCCAACGCCATGTACGTCGAGGGCGGTCCCGAATCGCAGCTCTGCGTGTACGCCGGCGGCGAGCGTCACGAGTTCGTGGGCAGCTTCGAGAGCGGAATCCTCGAAAGCGACCTGAACCGGCGCGCCTGGCCGATCCCCAACGTGGTGTCGGTTCGCCGGCGAGTCGGCGCGGGCGAGTGACGCCTACAGGGGTGCCCTGTCGGTCGGCTCTGCGGGCGGTTGCAG encodes the following:
- a CDS encoding phosphodiester glycosidase family protein; amino-acid sequence: MKIERIPGMVLLLCAATAICPASAAHDGWRELEPGLELGEFPSPVAARSGDSIVRVVRVDPSVWEFALLNTSAPGEGELHTAGEWCARHGCVAAINASMYQTDYRRSVSLMRTRDHANNTYVSKDNTILAFDRLDDTVPPVQIIDRTCQDFAQVSGHYGTLVQSIRMISCHGNNVWEQQNRRYSTAAIAIDGAGRLLMIHCRSPYSTYDFIGILQDLPLDIANAMYVEGGPESQLCVYAGGERHEFVGSFESGILESDLNRRAWPIPNVVSVRRRVGAGE